A single region of the Pseudomonas granadensis genome encodes:
- the alc gene encoding allantoicase: MKAYAVPFEKYVNLADARLGTKIISVTDDWFADANRLFQPTPAVWKEGVFDDNGKWMDGWESRRKRFEGYDSAVIRLGVPGSIKGVDIDTSFFTGNYPPSASLEACFLASGEPDENTQWTEVLSAVELQGNSHHYHEISNDQAFSHLRFNIYPDGGVARLRVYGVPFRDWSAVGDNEQVDLAAALNGGRALACSDEHFGRMSNILNPGRGINMGDGWETARRRTPGNDWVIVALGHPGEIEKIVVDTLHFKGNYPDTCSIQGAFVKGGTDSQIETQSLFWRELLPSQKLEMHAEHTFVEQIKALGPITHIRLNVFPDGGVSRLRVLGKVAKQG, from the coding sequence ATGAAAGCTTACGCCGTACCTTTCGAAAAATACGTCAACCTGGCCGATGCCCGTCTGGGCACCAAGATCATTTCGGTCACCGATGACTGGTTCGCAGACGCCAATCGTCTGTTTCAGCCGACCCCGGCCGTATGGAAGGAGGGCGTGTTCGATGACAACGGCAAGTGGATGGACGGCTGGGAGTCGCGCCGCAAGCGCTTCGAAGGTTACGACAGCGCGGTGATCCGTCTCGGCGTACCGGGCTCGATCAAAGGCGTCGACATCGACACTTCATTCTTCACCGGCAATTACCCACCGTCGGCCTCGCTGGAAGCCTGCTTCCTGGCCTCGGGCGAGCCGGATGAAAACACCCAGTGGACTGAAGTGCTGTCGGCCGTCGAACTGCAGGGCAACAGCCACCACTACCACGAAATCAGCAACGACCAGGCGTTCAGCCACCTGCGCTTCAATATCTACCCGGACGGCGGTGTCGCCCGTCTGCGCGTGTACGGCGTTCCGTTCCGCGACTGGTCGGCAGTTGGCGACAACGAGCAAGTCGACCTGGCAGCTGCCCTCAACGGTGGCCGCGCCCTCGCCTGCTCCGACGAACACTTCGGCCGCATGAGCAACATCCTCAACCCGGGCCGTGGCATCAACATGGGCGACGGCTGGGAAACCGCACGTCGTCGCACGCCGGGCAATGACTGGGTGATCGTCGCGCTGGGCCATCCGGGCGAGATCGAGAAAATCGTTGTCGACACCCTGCACTTCAAAGGCAACTACCCGGACACCTGCTCGATCCAGGGCGCGTTCGTCAAGGGCGGCACCGACAGCCAGATCGAAACCCAGTCGCTGTTCTGGCGCGAGCTGCTGCCAAGCCAGAAGCTGGAGATGCACGCCGAACACACCTTCGTCGAGCAGATCAAGGCACTGGGCCCGATCACCCACATCCGCCTGAACGTGTTCCCGGATGGTGGTGTGAGTCGCCTGCGTGTACTGGGCAAGGTCGCTAAACAAGGTTGA
- the uraD gene encoding 2-oxo-4-hydroxy-4-carboxy-5-ureidoimidazoline decarboxylase, whose product MSRFQTLQPSTLSRDAFVNAFADIYEHSPWVAEKAYDLGADVSIDEIETLHQRMSDILLSADHASQLALINAHPDLAGKAAVQGQLTEASTNEQAGAGIHQCTAEEFQRFTELNDAYKAKFKFPFIMAVKGSNRHQILAAFETRINNSVEAEFKCALAEINKIALFRLLTL is encoded by the coding sequence ATGAGCCGCTTTCAAACCCTGCAACCGTCGACCCTGAGCCGCGACGCTTTCGTCAACGCCTTCGCCGACATCTACGAACACTCGCCATGGGTAGCCGAAAAGGCCTACGACCTGGGTGCGGACGTCTCGATCGATGAGATCGAAACCCTGCACCAGCGCATGAGCGACATCCTGTTGAGCGCCGATCACGCCAGTCAGCTGGCCCTGATCAACGCTCACCCGGACCTGGCCGGCAAAGCCGCCGTCCAGGGCCAACTGACCGAAGCCAGCACCAACGAACAGGCTGGTGCCGGTATTCACCAATGCACGGCCGAAGAGTTCCAGCGCTTCACCGAGCTGAACGACGCCTACAAAGCCAAGTTCAAGTTTCCCTTCATCATGGCGGTAAAAGGCAGCAACCGGCATCAGATCCTCGCGGCGTTCGAAACGCGCATCAACAATTCGGTGGAAGCCGAGTTCAAATGCGCGCTGGCGGAGATCAACAAGATTGCCCTGTTCCGTTTACTGACTCTTTAG
- the puuE gene encoding allantoinase PuuE, which produces MSADYPRDLIGYGSNPPHPHWPGNARIALSFVLNYEEGGERNILHGDKESEAFLSEMVAAQPLQGARNMSMESLYEYGSRAGVWRILKLFKEFDIPLTIFAVAMAAQRHPDVIRAMVEAGHEICSHGYRWIDYQYMDEAQEREHMLEAIRILTELTGERPLGWYTGRTGPNTRRLVMEEGGFLYDCDTYDDDLPYWEPNNPTGKPHLVIPYTLDTNDMRFTQVQGFNKGDDFFEYLKDAFDVLYAEGAEAPKMLSIGLHCRLIGRPGRLASLKRFIEYAKSHEQVWFSRRVDIARHWHATHPYQEAAQ; this is translated from the coding sequence GTGAGCGCTGACTATCCACGCGACCTGATCGGTTACGGCAGTAACCCTCCTCACCCACACTGGCCGGGCAATGCCCGTATCGCCCTGTCCTTCGTGCTCAATTACGAAGAAGGTGGCGAGCGCAACATTCTCCACGGCGACAAGGAATCCGAAGCGTTTCTTTCCGAAATGGTCGCCGCGCAGCCGCTGCAAGGCGCGCGCAACATGAGCATGGAATCGCTTTACGAGTATGGCAGCCGTGCCGGCGTCTGGCGCATTCTGAAACTGTTCAAGGAATTCGATATTCCGCTGACCATTTTCGCCGTGGCCATGGCCGCTCAGCGCCACCCGGATGTGATCCGTGCGATGGTCGAGGCCGGCCACGAAATCTGCAGCCACGGCTACCGCTGGATCGACTACCAGTACATGGACGAAGCGCAGGAACGCGAGCACATGCTCGAAGCGATCCGCATCCTCACCGAACTGACCGGCGAGCGCCCGCTTGGCTGGTACACCGGCCGCACCGGGCCGAACACCCGTCGTCTGGTGATGGAAGAAGGCGGCTTCCTCTATGACTGCGACACCTACGACGATGACCTGCCCTACTGGGAGCCGAACAACCCGACCGGCAAGCCGCATCTGGTGATTCCGTACACCCTCGACACCAACGACATGCGCTTCACCCAGGTGCAGGGTTTCAACAAGGGCGACGATTTCTTCGAATACCTCAAAGACGCGTTCGACGTGCTTTACGCCGAAGGTGCCGAAGCGCCGAAAATGCTCTCGATCGGTCTGCACTGTCGGCTGATCGGCCGTCCCGGTCGTCTCGCTTCGCTCAAACGCTTCATCGAATACGCCAAAAGTCATGAACAGGTGTGGTTCAGCCGTCGCGTCGACATCGCGCGCCACTGGCACGCAACCCACCCGTACCAAGAGGCCGCCCAATGA
- the uraH gene encoding hydroxyisourate hydrolase, protein MGRLTTHVLDAAHGCPGSSIKVELYRVEGSQLELVASAVTNSDGRVDAPLLQGDDYRTGVYQVQFHAGDYYRARGVQLPEPAFLDVVVLRFGISAEQDHYHVPLLISPYSYSTYRGS, encoded by the coding sequence ATGGGACGTTTGACTACTCACGTTTTGGACGCTGCACACGGTTGCCCGGGCAGTTCGATCAAGGTCGAGCTGTACCGCGTCGAGGGTTCGCAACTGGAATTGGTCGCCAGTGCGGTCACCAACAGCGACGGCCGGGTCGATGCACCGCTGTTGCAGGGCGATGATTATCGCACCGGGGTTTATCAGGTTCAGTTCCATGCGGGCGATTACTACCGCGCCCGCGGTGTCCAGTTGCCGGAGCCGGCGTTTCTGGATGTGGTAGTGCTGCGTTTCGGTATTTCTGCCGAGCAGGACCACTACCACGTGCCGTTGCTGATTTCACCTTACAGCTATTCCACCTATCGGGGCAGTTGA